Below is a genomic region from Eupeodes corollae chromosome 1, idEupCoro1.1, whole genome shotgun sequence.
atttttggtattttcaccgcacaagaatattttatttttagttcatttaatttgttaattatatAGCCGGtccattatttattataattaatgttAAGTGAAATTCAGAAATTACGTTTCTTTATTCAACCTAaagaattttactttatttaattaaattctgcAACTTAATAAGATTGACCATCGAAAAAATAGAACATTTCTTTGAGCAAGTaacaagaaagaaacaaaaacaggaaagcttcttttaattaattttattacacaCTTCTTTTTTTCTCATCTCATCATAGATTCCATTTCTTTTTCCTTCAGAATGCAATCGTCAGTCTTTACAGGATTGTATCTTACAAATTGTGATATTACTGGTGATATTAACTTAGGATCAAGCTTCTTATTATTCGGAATGATAAAGCTCAATGGTATTGCAATGGCCCACACTAAAATCATACCAATAAACTTATACCAACTGAAAGAAATATCGAATATAGAAAACTCTTCCGGATACTCTCGGACCTCTGAAACTACTGAACTTGCATTTTCagtaaatctataaaaataaaaataatacaataaaattgagaataatagctgaaaaaaaaatcacaatttcaATATCATACATTGAACTATGTAAAGTAACATTTAAACGATCGCATCCGTCCACTCTTGCTGGtaaagttttgtaatttatttcacCTACTTGTATTCTATATTGAGTGACAGATATCAAGCCAACCATTAAAATCACGCCCGATATAAAACCAATTAAAGCTGCCTAAAAGAAGTAGATAATGAAgtagtatatattttgaaaatatctattAGGATTCTCTTACCTTTCCGTGAGCTTTTGGTACTAATAATCCTAACAAAAAAACTCCCAACGTCGCTCCATATGTGATTCCTGATATGGTAAAGACACTTTGGAtaattgaagatgatttttccaCAACAAAACCTGCCATCACACAATAGACTCCAGTAATAAATACAATCATTTTCATAACCAGATTTGCCTTCTGTTCAGTGTGTCTTATGAATGGCTTGACATAATCAAAATAGCAGATTCCTGCTAAAGTATTCAAAGTTGCAGACATTGAActttgattaaagaaaataattgaatataattctacttttaacttaaaataaaaagatgtaATCATACCCTAAAGCTGCACTGAAAACGcatgaaataaaaacaccaGGCATTCCTTTCCAGTGTCCAACAATATCTTGTACATAGTATGGTACCAATTTGTCAGGCTTTTCTACTATCTTTAAAATTAGGAATAGTAATGTTGGtatgttatttaataaataaaaaattatatcattaaATATTACCCCAGCAGTAACTGGATCGCAatcaaaatatttcgaaaacatAACAATTCCAGTTAAGCAGTTGAAGAACATCACGCCAATAAATATACACAAGAAATATACTaaacatctaaaaataaaaaaaaaaattcaatacaaattaaattaaatcatataATATGAAAATGTAAGCGATATTTACTTTCTGGCATCCCTTAAAGATGGTAACGCAGATAATCTTTGTACACAAGTTTgattgaatccaatatttttagtcCACAAGCAAAGTCCCCCCACGAAACAGCTTATAAAAGATGTACGAGCTCTAAGATCCATTGACCAGCTTTATgcgtacataaaataaataagtaattaaaattattttttaactatttttaaaaaaatattaaggtagGGCCTATACTTGACATCAAGTCGACCGCCATTTAGTGCCCTCTCAAAAACAGTATCCAATCCTCCAACTTTTATTATACCCATTGTTGAAACCAGAACAATCGAGATGAACATAACAGCAGCTTGTACGACATCAGTCCAAACTACAGCTTTAATACCGCCCTGAAAtgagaaattacaaaaaattaattcacaactgtttgttaacttttttgtgTGTTAGTTTTagccaagggcggatccagacttttaatctgGGGGTTGAGGGCAGGTCACACATTTAACATAAATCTGAGTTATTGAACACTGTTTGATTTgatgaattcgttaaacaaactaacgttagaacttaagactaatattatatttattcttagatttatagatttacaatgctttaagcaatttgcaaaaaaaaagctaaacttaagtattgaaaaaatgtactttagatgttttacttttaaaatcatcactTACGGAATATACCACGAAGcaatacttgttgtaaactgaaatcaattggacgtaaaggaacttgtcttctaatacttgaacggctataaatatgactgacccattgattaattttattataaagcacagctgaatgtactctctgtgtttagaaagcggTGGAAGATTTATGAGTGCGAGCCTATGATGGctaaaacacatacacgcttcagcttcggcttcgtctccgttacgttaggcctgcttcgaggttgctttgaatgacatttctattatttcatccctccaaagagcaaatatttagtttgttgacattttttcacagctgttgagctgtcagacaaagcaaatgttcagataattgaactagagcttccgtttggagtcacattacgttacattacattcttttccttacgattgtcaaacaaaacgtgaggtcgaagctacattgtgatagcatgcattgaattcctatggctgaactcgtaaacgtcaggcgaagccgaagctgaagcgtgtatgtgattcagccatgaTTGTATggtggaagttcgagcctattggatCGTGGGAAGAAACGGTGGCAGTAGctcatgaatcttctttgtactccttctattctgtttatatgaactgaataaaagggagcccatattatgcagccatattccaatattggtcttacaaattatatgtatataaagaagtttaagaatataagggtcgcgCAACTCATGTAAAacccgttttataaatccgagtatcttatttgcttttttaaaaatatagtcataatgatttgtaaaagttaattttgagtaaAGTAaagagtttagtcaaataaaaaGAGTCTAAtcgataattgaaagtcaaaacgttttgtttgcgtgtaaaacacattgattttcatttgtgtatttttagtaaaagcttatttataaaacaccattcgcgaaaactatttagatcatcttgtaggaatatgctgtcgtc
It encodes:
- the LOC129940748 gene encoding sodium-coupled monocarboxylate transporter 2-like, producing the protein MTTMNNVTDSMSSLANNFTFGAVDYTVFTLLLVISAVIGVYFGFFSGDNDTTDEYLLGGKRMKPWPVAVSLVSSQLSAASVVTIPAELYAYGISFTFMILSVIFVVPIICFVVVPVFYNNNISNCYEYLQLRFNKQTRQLVTFSFVCSIFLLLPIFTFIPALAFSQVTGFNIHLINAIVSSICIFYTMFGGIKAVVWTDVVQAAVMFISIVLVSTMGIIKVGGLDTVFERALNGGRLDVNWSMDLRARTSFISCFVGGLCLWTKNIGFNQTCVQRLSALPSLRDARKCLVYFLCIFIGVMFFNCLTGIVMFSKYFDCDPVTAGIVEKPDKLVPYYVQDIVGHWKGMPGVFISCVFSAALGSMSATLNTLAGICYFDYVKPFIRHTEQKANLVMKMIVFITGVYCVMAGFVVEKSSSIIQSVFTISGITYGATLGVFLLGLLVPKAHGKAALIGFISGVILMVGLISVTQYRIQVGEINYKTLPARVDGCDRLNVTLHSSIFTENASSVVSEVREYPEEFSIFDISFSWYKFIGMILVWAIAIPLSFIIPNNKKLDPKLISPVISQFVRYNPVKTDDCILKEKEMESMMR